GATTTTAAATCCGAAATCCAAGCAGGGGTTGGAAAGGATAGGAGGGACAGTGAAGCTTCCCCATGATGGGCTGTGGACTCAGGAAGGCGGGAAAGAGCATCAGCAACACAATTTTCACTGCCAGCCTTATACTCAATTACAAAATCGTAGCCAATGAGTTTTGACAGCCAACGCTGTTGGGAAGGAGTACCAATTTTTTGCTCAAGCAGAAACTTCAAGGCTTGATGGTCTGTTCGGACTGTGAAGGTGTTACCTAGTAAATAGGGCCGCCAGTGCTGAACAGCAGTTACTAACGCAAGAAGCTCCTTTTCGTATGTTGAGAGGAGTAAGGCCCGACCTTTTAAAGCCTTGCTGAGGAAGGCAATGGGCTGCTTAGTCTGCATTAGAACAGCTCCAAGACCAGTTCCACTGGCATCGCATTCAATCACAAAGGTAAGGTTGAAATCGGGTAGGCGGAGCACCGGGGGTTGGAGCATTGCTTGTTTGAGAGCATTAAAAGCTGCCGTGGCCGAAGGAGACCAGTGAAAAGCATTTTTCTTCAAGAGAATGGTGAGAGGTGCTGCCAAACACCCATAGTTCCGGATAAATTTCCGGTAATACCCGGTGAGGCCCAAGAATCCTCGCAAGGATTTGATGTTCAGAGGAAGAGGCCAAGAAGCCATGGCATCTAACTTTGAAGGATCTGCCCGGACACCCTGTTGGGAGATCAGATGGCCTAAATAATCCACCTCTGGAACAGCAAAACGACATTTGGAAAGCTTTGCAAAAAGCTTATGGTGTAAGAGAACCTCCAAGACAGCCTGCAAATGAACTAAATGGTCAGCAAAAGAGGTGCTATAAATAAGTATGTCATCGAAGAAAACCAGGACAAAGCGGCGGAGGAAGGGCTTAAAGACATCATTCATGAGAGCCTGGAAGGTAGATGGGGCGTTGGTAAGCCCAAAGGGCATCACAAGAAACTCGTAATGGCCCTCATGAGTGCGGAAGGCCGTCTTGGGAATGTCCTCCTCCCGCATCCGGATTTGATGATATCCGGATCGGAGGTCCAACTTCGAAAAAATTACTGCCCCATGGAGCTCATCCAGCAGCTCGTCGATGACGGGTATGGGGTATTTGTCTCGGACTGTTTCTTGGTTAAGAGCCCGATAATCGACACATAAACGCCAACTGCCGTCAGCCTTTCGAACCAACAAGACCGGGGCAGAGAAAGGACTCTGGCTTGGGCGAATGACACCCGAATGAAGGAGTTCAGTGatgattttttcaatttcagatTTCTGGAAGTAGGGGTATCTGTATGGGCGGACACTGATGGGCTGAGAGGTTTTTAAGGTAATGTGGTGATCTAAGGACCGGGATGGTGGAAGACCTGAGGGTTCATTGAAAATGgatgaaaatgaatttaaaaggGGCTGAATGGTAGCAGGAATGGAAGGTGAATCAGAATTGGAGTCCAAGGCAACTAGTTTGAGGAAAAAACCTTTGTTAGCAGAGGGGGAATTTTTAAAGAAGTGAGAGCCTGCTTCCAAAGACAGACCTGTAGGACTGAGGCCAGTGAGCTTAGTAGTGATCCCCATTACAGTAAATTGCATGGTCATGAGGGAGAAATCCCATAGTATTGGCCCGAGAGTGCTGAGCCATTCGACACCAAGGACCATGTCACACCCGCCTAGTGCAATGAGGTAGAATGTAGTGGAAATGGAATAACCTTGAACTCTGAGAGTTACAGAGGATAATTTCCCTAAACTTTGAACAGTGGAGCCGTCAGCAATTTTGACTCGAAGGAAGGGGGTAGAAGTAAGGGGGAGCTGGACTTTGTGCAAAAAAGCGGGATCCAGGAAGTTATGAGTGCTTCCTGAGTCGACAAGAATGCTGACTTGTTGCTGTTGCAAAAGGCCCATTAATCGCATGGAGTTAGCACCAAGAGAACCAGAAATGGCGTGGAGGGAGATTTCGGGTTCTTTACACTCGACAACATCAAACTCTGGAATGGGCACAGCAGCATCGGAGGAGTCAAAATAGACATCCTCACATAGGTCCTCGGAAGGTAAGTGTAACCCCGAAAGGAGATATAAACGGGGAGATTTGCACTTATGACCTGGAATCCAGCGGTCATCACAATAGTAACAAAGACCCTTCTCCCGGCGTTCCTTCATTTGGGCAGGGGAAATTTTCTGGATTGGAAGGCTGGTAGAAGGTTTGGCCGGAAGGGCCAGctgagaagaagaaggaacCTGGGAAGCAGGGGTGTTCCAACTCTGTGACCGAGTAAAGGGAAATGAAGAAGTACGCAAAGGCCGTTTAGAGCTCTGGATGTACTCCTCTTGGAGTTTGGCAAGGCCAAAGGCAGCAACCAAGTTTGCTGGATTCAACATACGTACAGGAAGGCGAATCTCATCCTTCAGACCACTGAGAAAACAGCTGAGCCGATTTTTCTCCGAAATGCCTCGGAGTCTATTGGACAAAGCCTCAAACTGAGAGGTATAGTCAGTGACTAACGCTGTTTGACGAAGCCGCATCAAGGCCTCCATAGGGTCGTCATAGGCGGGTCCAAAACGGACGAGAAGAGCTTGGACAAAAGCGTCCCAAGTCGGAAACTGTCCGGACTCGTCGGCGTCCTGGAACCAGACGAGAGCTTCGCCGTCCATGTGGAAAGAAGACATCCGGACCCGCTGATACAGTGGCGTTTGGTAATACTCAAAGAATTGAGTGACCTTATAAGTCCAACCAGCTGGATTATTCCCATCAAAACGGGGAAAATCAAGACGCAAAGGTCTAGTGTGGAACAAACGGTCCTCAGGGGGAGGATCCTGACGGTAGTCATCAGGAGGAAAATGAGGGTCGTCATGATGGTGCCCACCTGGAATATCCAGAAAGCGATGCTCATCACGATCATGGGGGTCAAGACGGCCATTACGACCAACATGGCGAGGGTCAGGGTTGGGGCCTGGAAAGACTGGAGGTGGAAAGACTGGGGCGCCAGGGATGGGGGGGCGGTCTGGAAGGGGGCGGTCTGGAAGAGGACGAGTCTGGGCAGTAACCAAGGTACGGAGTAAATCAGAAACCTCCGTTAGTTGTTGCTGGAATTGGTGTTGCTGCTGTTGAAAATTGGTATTGTGAGTGGTTTGTTGGTGCTGAAAAGTGGTAGTGGTGTGTTGTTGCTGAAGGATAGCCTCTTGGCATTCTTTAAGAGATTCGGACAACTGAGCAAGACGGGTACCATCGGCCATGGAAGGaagggagggaaaaaaaaaattttggagagaaaagagaggaagCGATGGGTGAGGagcctggctctgataccaaatgtgGTGGGTTTTTTATCGAAAGGTATATTAGCTGGTAGAAATGCAAGGGAAATTGGAAATAACAGAGGAATTTTACTGACGGGCTCTTAGGAGAGGCCCTGGCTCTCAAGATACACTTGCGATTACTCTCTCTCAATTCAAGTCTGCCTCTCCTCTTACTGTAGCATTCTATTTATAGATGCTCTTGCTGGAATCAATCCAGCAAGGTGTcatccattctctctctcttctaacAACCTTCTAAAACAGAAAATGGAATCTAGGGATAAAAGAGTAAATGAACAAATAACTAAATATTCTTCTAGAACATTTGAGAATAGTCCATACGCTGAGTCACCAGCTGACTCACATTCCTTGTCCTTCCAACCTTTACCACCCCTCTCTGtccatggctagaggtaagcatGGCAGACCCATAACAACCATTGACTGGgacaaaaatattctttcaTTGGGATATTAAAGTATGAATGAGTCAAGTCTAATCTTAATAGGCGTTATCTCAAAATCCCAAAATATCTATAaattgtatgtgtatatataaggTACTCTTCACGCGgctggcatttttttttttttttaattgtatttgatATCTTTGGTTGAGAAATTATTTGTCCCTCTtgtaaaatagaaattttattGATATAGATGATTATAATACCATGTGAGGAATAATTTCATTTCAATGGGATGTGCTAAAAGCTCCCATATGGTTTCACTAATTGCTTCATCAAATATATTACTTCAAAGGCTAAAAAATATGCCAGAACCAAAAGGCAAACATGCAATTGTTGTGACTATGCAAGCGAGAAGAGCTTGGAGCAGGACATGAAATTGCATTCAACGAGAAGGAATCCGCTTTAACTGACATGACATGCATGAGAACAATGAGTTCTACAGAAAAATTTGGAAACGAATAAGGTATCTCTCTCCTGTTTTGTATTAAACACTTAATTGAACCTTTCTTATCCAATAATTAAAGTAACACCTGCAAAACAATTGAACCACCTTTCAAGGCAAAGTCACTTTGTGTACTTACCCTATCAGGTAAACTTTGAACCTATGTAAAGTACCCCCTCCACACGGATCAAGTAATACTCCGGCTTTGCCAGTGAGTTGACCCCGAAGAATTGTTAGCACTTAAGGAGATTCAAACCTTAGACCTCATAGGATTACCATAAAGACCAGAGCCCTTACCACTTAATAAAcctaatattaaaaataaaactaatcttAAACCTAATTGATAACTAATAATCTTTGTTTAATAAAATTCAACTTTAATGCAAATTATAATCCCCTCCAAACAGAAAGCTTTCAGTCTCCTGCTGTTTGAGAAGCTTTTGTTTAATAAACTCACAATAAAAATCAGATGATCATATAACAGCAAGCAACCTGAACCAATTGTCATTTTCCTTCCCCTCTCACCTCTTATACTGTGATTTTGTCCTATTAACTTCAAAGTCGATACATTTGCGATCCTACAAAATATCACTAATAAGTCCTTTATCAATGCGAAGGATGTGCATAAAATGCAGCATTAAAAACTCACACCAAATGTAAAATAAGTGAGAATCAGGCATAACAAGTGCACTTCATTTAAATTGCACCATGAACCCCGCAATGGGGGCTAATTTGGATCCTCAGTCCAAATGCGAAAGAGTGCCTCTCAACATTAAGCTAACTGCTCCAAATAATGAAAGACATTATATCTATTACtggttttgtgtacaaaaaaaagaaaaaagaatatatcCTTGTGAAAACTATACCAACCACTTTTGCCAGTGTGACATTAAGCTCACTGCTCCAGAAATTACATTATCTATATTTCTACATATTGCAAAAAGAAGAGAAGCCTCATTATCTACATCAATGACAAAGATTGCAGCAGGAGTCACATACCATAAGCATCAACAGGAGTCACATACCATAAGCATCAACAAGAGACGTCATTCGAGCCATAGCTAATTGCTTCAAGGCTTGTATCAGACATAGTAGTCATCCATCTGCGAGGGCCCTTTGATTCCCCTAATATATTATACGCATAAGACGACCACCTTACATCCATCCTGCACGAGTTCGTAACACCAGTTTTGATCATCTTCTGTGTTCTCTCAAGAACTATAAGacttgaaaatgtagaaaagcTGTTTCCAACAAAGACATCAGCCCTTAAGCACACTTCATAATCAATTGCCGACTGAATGAGATATGGATACTTGTTGTAAATCCCATCAACACCCAGTTTCTTCTTCTCCACAGGAAGCAACCCTTCCTTCCAACCACTCAATATAGTAGAATCATCAAGAAGACTATCAGCCACAGCAAGGTAAACCATAGTTGGACTCTTCAGGCCCTGAATGTTCCCCACTCTTTCCATAATCTCTTCCTTGCTGCTACAAATTTGGCTTATGTTTAATCTCTGCTCTAATTTCTTACAGTGAATCATCCAGTCTATCTCTATTCTCATGTGGACGGCTACATAAGGCACTGGCTCCAATGTAGACCTCTCAGAACTAATACCAATTTGTACAGACTCAATTTTGCTTCTTACCTCCATTCCTTTCTCTTTAATCCTGGATACAACTATATCCGCTTCTTTCGCTATCTCATCAACCAAAACTAAGCACTCAAAGACCCTGGCATAGTCCTTAATAGGCCAATGATCGTGCCATAAAAACGGGTTCTTCCCAACTATTCGAATTACCTCATACCCTTCAAAGGGCTCCTTGCTATGCTGTCTCAATTGATCTAAATCTCTCCCAATCGTCCACTTCCTTCCACTACCTTTACGAAGCTCAAACACTCCCGTCCGATTCAAAACATCGGAGTAGCGACCCAATCTGACAAATTCCTTGCAGAGTGAATTGAACTCCTCGAATTGGAACACCTTATCGAAGGAAATGGGTTGCAAGAGGTCAATTTCTTTGTAGAACAGGGACGCACTTAAGCTAGGCATCAAAAGAGTTCGGTTCAGCATTCTCGCAGTTAGACAAGCTCTTGCAAATGCAATTTTTTGATTGTTTAAACCCCATACAATTTGAGGAACCTCCAGGAATTTATCATTTCGGATTCCAAATTCAGAATTGAATGACGGAGAACGGCTGTGGATGAACACCAAGTCCTGCTGCTCAATCCCACCAAAGGCAAAGAATCTAGGAAGCAGAACAGCTCTAATAACCAGAGCAACAGCCACCAAAACAACACATTTGCATGCTATGGAATTCAAATTCCGGCCAAAGAATTTGGAATGCTTACAATTGGCCGATAAGTCCATTTGAGGATCACTCACAAAAATTCAGTAACAAAATCATTCCCATCTTAAAATAGTTGGAGCTCCCACACAGCAAGCATGAATGCTAGAGCAATCACAAGGAATCCACATCAATGCAGAGAAAAGTTGCACACACCCCAGTTATATAACCAGTCTAACCTCGAAAGTTCACAGGTTAGCGATCCAGAATTTCGGCGGAAGCAACCAGGAAAAAACAACGATGGAAATCTGTAAGACCCAcagataaaagtaaaaaaaatcatcagatttaataaaaacaggatTCAGTACAGCATAGTGACATGACAACTTACAGATTTTGCACCTAAATTCAATCgttaaattgaaagaaagaaagaagccaCACGCATACAAAAGCAGATGCCAAATTCAAGCCAGACAGCGCCGAAAGATACCCTTGTGATACTCGGTCCAAAACCAACAAAGCCGTCTCTTTCAGACCCCACAATTCTGAAGAAAGCAAGAACAAGTACTCCCAAAGGAACCCACGCAATGCCAGAGAGCTATATAATTTGTCacagaagaaagagagagtgaaagCAGTACCGtctgaatccaaaatttgtcttaCGCTAAAAGGATTCTGAATTTCTGAATTCTGAGCAAAAACCCAGAAAGCAAAATAAACACGGCAGAAAGAAGGATGATGATCATGCATGTGCAAAAGGAATCCACAAAAGCCTGGATTCAGcaaaaggaaaaggaataaaACCACCGATCACCATCATCGTGACAACCAATAACAAACAGAATAAGagcaatataataataaaaatatttaacaaaagaaaaggaaaagggataTGTTGGAGAGGCGAGATGAAAAGGGTAGGATTGAGTAATTTAGGGAAGGTGAAAAGGAGTCAGAGATGAATGATGGTACAGGGCAGAGATTGATGGGCCAGAGCTGTCATATCACGGTGTGGGAAAAGGACATTTTGAGAGATTTCATTCACAGAGGAATACCggttgtattttcttttatctgaAAACTTGAAAAAGGTACATGCCATGCCAGTTGGGACTTCTGGGGCAGGTAGAGCCGTAGAGGGACGTGGGGGATGCCCATGTCCTCTCGTGACTCGTGAGTGTATATAATCCCAATAATGTGCCTCTTTTTTAGTTCAGCACGTTGTCCCACTCTCGAGTATGACCATTTGTCTCGGGGCTCACGCGTCTTGGGTTGAAGTAGTGTATATGCACGACTATAAAATTTTatatgtcaattttattttgatatatttgtttaagcccttcacatttttttaagtttaaggtttaattttgtattgagtttatatcaattttataaattgtgtaaaaaattgacaactATATTTTCAAACATGCTCTTAATAATCTATTAATTGAATGAAATTATTAGCCGTCATTTGACATTCATCGCTACGCAGGTGGGATAGTTAAGGGCATGTATaggtaacatttttttttattatattttattatttttcaaaaacatatttgagttgttttttagaattcaaattctattaagattttatccaactttttttaattttgtctcagattTTCTAAATCCTCcatacataatttcaaaaaataaattctctcaatatttgtaattttaaatataatattaaaaaaaatcgcacaccttAACAAGCTTTAACGGTTTTGAAATTTGGATTCTTTGTTACCCTAAGAAAACAACTAACTTGATTTAagatatcaatttaatattaaaaatcttaaaattgatattttaaagTGAAgatttttcaaatgaaatgaaaaagcatttttttttttttagtaaggcTAGTTGCGGTGTGAAAATAGGACCTTCCAAACAAAATTAGGTTTGGAAAAAAGACCAAGTTTGCttgactttaatttttttaatttaatatttagaaaaaattattgaaattattCAGTAAATAGTGTTACTAGTACTTTTCTATGAATAGTGataattattcaattatttttatttcactaattgatgaattgatatatatatatatatatatatatatatatatatatatatatatatatatatagagagagagagagagagagagagagagagagagagagagagagagagagagagagagagagagagagagagagagagaatcattGAGGATGTGTTGATAAAAGTGGATAAGTTTAATTTTTCCGTGAATTTTATTGTGCTTGACACAAAGCCGTTTCAGAATGTTGGGATTCAGATACCGGTGATTTTAAGGTGACCATTCTTAACTACGGCTAATACCCTGATCAATTGTAGAACGGGAGTGatgaagatctcttttggcaatatgacagtggagctgaataTTTTTGATATCAGCAAGCAGCCATTAGAGTATGATGAGGTTGAAAGTGtatgcttgattgaggagatcattgAGAAGACTATTGATGAATCAAGCATTGAGGACctcctggaggcatgctttacTCAATTTGGtgaggatttggatttggacaGGTTATGGTCTGTTGGCTCGAAACTTTTTCAATATTCTAATCGAGTTTTATTCAAAAACTCGGAAACCCACATCCAACCCGAATAAAACCCggatttaaatattcaaatgccataattatttcaatcattatcaacattaattttcataacaccaatcattatacacaacttttcatataaTCCAATAATTccctaccattaaaaaatatttttttccaatctcaaaaatttaacaccaatcattatacacaacttttcatacaatccaatcatttccaatcacttcctaccattaaaaaacatttttttttctaatctcaaaaattcaacacccaaacacaaattcaaaaagaatctgaattctaatcaacatccaaacacattttcattgccccGATAAATAGATTCAGAATAGtattcttatttaaaaaattcaacacccaaacaaacCATTACTTAAGCAAGCTGATGCtattttggagtttgctcctctagTGAGTAGTGAGAAGCAGTACCTGAGCCcccaagaaggaacttaagtCCCTACCGGACAATCTTAaatataagttcctaggtccagcagATTCTTTGCCTGTAATTATAACTTCATATTTGGATGATGCTCAAGAGGAGAAGTTAT
This DNA window, taken from Alnus glutinosa chromosome 5, dhAlnGlut1.1, whole genome shotgun sequence, encodes the following:
- the LOC133869557 gene encoding O-fucosyltransferase 23; translated protein: MDLSANCKHSKFFGRNLNSIACKCVVLVAVALVIRAVLLPRFFAFGGIEQQDLVFIHSRSPSFNSEFGIRNDKFLEVPQIVWGLNNQKIAFARACLTARMLNRTLLMPSLSASLFYKEIDLLQPISFDKVFQFEEFNSLCKEFVRLGRYSDVLNRTGVFELRKGSGRKWTIGRDLDQLRQHSKEPFEGYEVIRIVGKNPFLWHDHWPIKDYARVFECLVLVDEIAKEADIVVSRIKEKGMEVRSKIESVQIGISSERSTLEPVPYVAVHMRIEIDWMIHCKKLEQRLNISQICSSKEEIMERVGNIQGLKSPTMVYLAVADSLLDDSTILSGWKEGLLPVEKKKLGVDGIYNKYPYLIQSAIDYEVCLRADVFVGNSFSTFSSLIVLERTQKMIKTGVTNSCRMDVRWSSYAYNILGESKGPRRWMTTMSDTSLEAISYGSNDVSC